From the genome of Globicephala melas chromosome 14, mGloMel1.2, whole genome shotgun sequence, one region includes:
- the NMBR gene encoding LOW QUALITY PROTEIN: neuromedin-B receptor (The sequence of the model RefSeq protein was modified relative to this genomic sequence to represent the inferred CDS: inserted 3 bases in 2 codons; substituted 2 bases at 2 genomic stop codons), which translates to MPPESLSNLSRTAGVNQRGFVPEVLERDFLPAPDGTTAEFVIRCVIPSLYLLIITVGLLGNIMLVRIFITNSAMXVPSIFISNLAVGDVLLLIACVPVDASRYFFDEXMFRKVGCKLIRVIQLTSVGVSVFTLTALSTHRYRATVKPMGIQTSGAVLWTCVKAVGIWVVSVLLAVPEAVFSQVAHIGGLDNGSFTACIPYPQTDELHPKIHSVFLFSVYFLIPLVIISIYYYHIARTXIKSAHNLLGEYNEHYQKQMETQKGLAKIVLVFVCCFVFCWFPNHILYMYRSFNYNEIDPSLGHMIVTLVARVLSFCSSCVNPFTLYLLSESFRRHFNSQLCCGRKSYRERSSTYLLSSSAVRVTSLKKNAKNMVTKSVLLSGHNVKXEMAHVILCHHISDFGHSTHYLKRTYSRISTE; encoded by the exons ATGCCCCCCGAGTCTCTTTCCAACCTCTCCCGGACCGCGGGCGTGAATCAGAGAGGTTTCGTTCCAGAGGTCTTGGAAAGGGATTTCCTACCCGCCCCGGACGGGACCACTGCGGAGTTCGTGATCCGCTGTGTGATCCCGTCCCTCTACCTGCTCATCATCACAGTGGGCTTGCTGGGCAACATCATGCTGGTGAGGATCTTCATCACCAACAGCGCCAT AGTCCCCAGCATCTTCATCTCTAACCTGGCCGTTGGGGACGTGCTGCTGCTGATCGCCTGCGTCCCTGTGGATGC ATCCCGCTACTTCTTTGACGAGTAGATGTTCAGAAAGGTGGGCTGCAAACTCATCCGGGTGATCCAGCTCACCTCCGTGGGGGTGTCCGTGTTCACTCTCACTGCCCTCAGCACCCACAG GTACAGAGCCACTGTAAAACCCATGGGTATCCAGACATCAGGGGCAGTGCTGTGGACCTGTGTGAAGGCAGTGGGTATCTGGGTGGTCTCGGTGCTGTTGGCTGTTCCAGAAGCCGTGTTTTCCCAAGTGGCGCACATCGGTGGCTTGGATAATGGCAGTTTCACGGCGTGTATACCCTATCCTCAGACTGATGAATTACATCCAAAGATTCATTCAGTGTTCCTCTTCTCGGTCTACTTCCTTATACCACTTGTTattattagtatttattattatcatattgCAAGGA TAATTAAAAGTGCACATAATCTTCTGGGAGAATACAATGAACATTACCAAAA GCAGATGGAAACACAGAAAGGCCTGGCCAAAATTGTGCTGGTCTTCGTGTGTTGCTTTGTCTTCTGCTGGTTTCCAAATCACATCCTTTACATGTATAGGTCTTTCAACTATAATGAGATTGACCCATCTCTAGGCCACATGATTGTCACCTTAGTGGCCCGGGTTCTGAGCTTTTGCAGTTCTTGTGTCAATCCATTTACTCTTTATCTGCTCAGTGAAAGCTTCAGGAGGCACTTCAATAGCCAGCTGTGTTGTGGAAGGAAGTCCTATCGAGAGAGATCAAGCACCTACCTACTCAGCTCCTCCGCAGTGCGTGTGACATCCCTGAAAAAAAATGCTAAGAACATGGTGACCAAATCTGTATTACTTAGTGGGCACAATGTGAAGTAGGAAATGGCACATGTGATTTTGTGCCATCACATTAGTGATTTTGGCCATTCAACTCACTACCTGAAAAGAACTTACTCTCGTATCTCTACTGagtaa